A section of the Ovis canadensis isolate MfBH-ARS-UI-01 breed Bighorn chromosome 1, ARS-UI_OviCan_v2, whole genome shotgun sequence genome encodes:
- the TRIM45 gene encoding E3 ubiquitin-protein ligase TRIM45 isoform X1, translating into MAEKKRPLLGFVGKLPSGTTAGNSGKTHCPLCMGLFKAPRLLPCLHTVCTTCLEQLEPFSVVDIGGGESDTSSEGSIFQKLKSRALQPPIGILCPVCDAQVDLPMGGVKALTIDHLAMNDVMLESLRGEGQGLVCDLCSDREVEKRCQTCKANLCHFCCQAHRRQKKTTYHTMVDLKDIKGYSQIGKPILCPAHPAEELRLFCELCDQPVCRDCVVGEHREHPCDFTSNVIHKHGDSVRELLRGTQPHVEALEEALAQIKGTNSALQERVKAVAADIRTFSEGYIKAIEEHRDKLLKQLEDIRVQKENSLQLQKAQLEQLLADMRTGVEFTEHLLTSGSDLEILITKGVVVERLTKLNKVEYSAHPGVSEKITFSPKEKAGLCRGYEVYGAINTKEVDPAKCVLQGEDLHRAREKQPASFIVLCKDATGESMGRGGDNVQVTVIPKDKKDSPVKTMVHDNKDGTYYVSYTPKEPGTYTVLVCVKEQHVQGSPFTVTVRKRHRSHPGVFHCCTFCSSGGQKTARCACGGTMPGGYLGCGHGHKGHPGRPHWSCCGKFMEKSECTWAGGQSAPRSLLRTVAL; encoded by the exons ATGGCAGAAAAGAAGAGGCCGCTGCTGGGCTTCGTGGGCAAACTCCCCAGTGGAACCACAGCTGGAAACTCAGGCAAAACTCACTGCCCTTTGTGCATGGGGCTTTTCAAAGCCCCTAGGCTCTTGCCTTGTTTGCACACAGTTTGCACCACCTGTCTGGAGCAGCTGGAACCCTTCTCAGTAGTGGACATCGGAGGGGGAGAATCTGACACAAGCTCTGAGGGGTCCATATTCCAGAAACTCAAGTCGCGCGCTCTGCAGCCGCCGATTGGCATCCTCTGTCCGGTATGTGATGCTCAGGTGGACCTGCCCATGGGTGGAGTGAAGGCTTTAACCATAGACCACCTGGCCATGAATGACGTGATGCTGGAGAGTCTGCGTGGGGAAGGCCAGGGCCTGGTGTGTGACCTGTGCAGCGACAGGGAAGTGGAGAAGAGGTGTCAGACCTGCAAAGCCAATCTCTGCCACTTTTGCTGCCAGGCTCATAG GCGGCAGAAGAAGACGACCTACCATACCATGGTGGACCTGAAAGACATAAAAGGCTACAGCCAGATTGGGAAGCCCATTCTGTGTCCTGCTCACCCTGCAGAGGAGCTGAGGCTGTTCTGCGAGCTCTGCGACCAGCCTGTGTGCCGGGACTGCGTGGTGGGGGAGCACCGGGAGCACCCCTGTGACTTCACTAGCAACGTTATTCACAAGCATGGAGACTCCGTGCGGGAGCTGCTCAGGGGTACCCAGCCCCACGtggaggccctggaggaggcccTGGCACAGATCAAAGGGACCAACAGCGCCCTACAGGAGCGGGTGAAGGCCGTAGCCGCCGACATCCGCACCTTCTCTGAGGGCTATATCAAGGCCATCGAGGAGCATCGGGACAAGCTGCTGAAGCAGCTGGAAGACATCCGAGTCCAGAAGGAAAACTCTCTGCAGCTGCAAAAGGCACAGCTGGAGCAGCTGCTGGCAGACATGCGGACGGGAGTGGAGTTCACCGAGCACCTGCTGACCAGCGGCTCCGACCTGGAGATCCTCATCaccaagggggtggtggtggaacgGCTCACCAAGCTGAACAAAGTGGAATACAGTGCCCATCCCGGAGTCAGCGAGAAGATAACCTTCTCTCCCAAGGAGAAAGCAGGCCTGTGCCGTGGCTATGAAGTTTACGGGGCCATCAACACCAAAGAGGTCGATCCAGCCAAATGTGTCCTCCAAGGGGAAG ATCTTCACAGAGCCCGTGAGAAACAGCCAGCCTCTTTCATCGTGCTTTGTAAGGATGCAACAGGAGAGAGCATGGGCAGGGGAGGAGACAACGTTCAAGTCACAGTAATCCCTAAAGATAAGAAAGACAG TCCCGTGAAAACGATGGTCCATGATAACAAGGATGGGACATACTATGTTTCCTATACGCCCAAGGAACCTGGCACCTATACTGTGTTGGTCTGTGTCAAGGAGCAGCACGTGCAG GGCTCGCCGTTCACTGTGACCGTGAGGAAAAGGCACCGCTCACACCCAGGCGTGTTTCACTGTTGCACATTCTGCTCCAGTGGAGGCCAGAAAACTGCTCGCTGCGCGTGTGGAGGCACCATGCCAG
- the TRIM45 gene encoding E3 ubiquitin-protein ligase TRIM45 isoform X2: protein MWNFQSLLDAGGVTLEGGGARSGDGRPSLTVDLPMGGVKALTIDHLAMNDVMLESLRGEGQGLVCDLCSDREVEKRCQTCKANLCHFCCQAHRRQKKTTYHTMVDLKDIKGYSQIGKPILCPAHPAEELRLFCELCDQPVCRDCVVGEHREHPCDFTSNVIHKHGDSVRELLRGTQPHVEALEEALAQIKGTNSALQERVKAVAADIRTFSEGYIKAIEEHRDKLLKQLEDIRVQKENSLQLQKAQLEQLLADMRTGVEFTEHLLTSGSDLEILITKGVVVERLTKLNKVEYSAHPGVSEKITFSPKEKAGLCRGYEVYGAINTKEVDPAKCVLQGEDLHRAREKQPASFIVLCKDATGESMGRGGDNVQVTVIPKDKKDSPVKTMVHDNKDGTYYVSYTPKEPGTYTVLVCVKEQHVQGSPFTVTVRKRHRSHPGVFHCCTFCSSGGQKTARCACGGTMPGGYLGCGHGHKGHPGRPHWSCCGKFMEKSECTWAGGQSAPRSLLRTVAL from the exons ATGTGGAATTTCCAAAGCTTATTGGATGCTGGTGGTGTCACTCTGGAGGGCGGCGGGGCTCGCAGCGGCGACGGCCGCCCCTCTCTGACG GTGGACCTGCCCATGGGTGGAGTGAAGGCTTTAACCATAGACCACCTGGCCATGAATGACGTGATGCTGGAGAGTCTGCGTGGGGAAGGCCAGGGCCTGGTGTGTGACCTGTGCAGCGACAGGGAAGTGGAGAAGAGGTGTCAGACCTGCAAAGCCAATCTCTGCCACTTTTGCTGCCAGGCTCATAG GCGGCAGAAGAAGACGACCTACCATACCATGGTGGACCTGAAAGACATAAAAGGCTACAGCCAGATTGGGAAGCCCATTCTGTGTCCTGCTCACCCTGCAGAGGAGCTGAGGCTGTTCTGCGAGCTCTGCGACCAGCCTGTGTGCCGGGACTGCGTGGTGGGGGAGCACCGGGAGCACCCCTGTGACTTCACTAGCAACGTTATTCACAAGCATGGAGACTCCGTGCGGGAGCTGCTCAGGGGTACCCAGCCCCACGtggaggccctggaggaggcccTGGCACAGATCAAAGGGACCAACAGCGCCCTACAGGAGCGGGTGAAGGCCGTAGCCGCCGACATCCGCACCTTCTCTGAGGGCTATATCAAGGCCATCGAGGAGCATCGGGACAAGCTGCTGAAGCAGCTGGAAGACATCCGAGTCCAGAAGGAAAACTCTCTGCAGCTGCAAAAGGCACAGCTGGAGCAGCTGCTGGCAGACATGCGGACGGGAGTGGAGTTCACCGAGCACCTGCTGACCAGCGGCTCCGACCTGGAGATCCTCATCaccaagggggtggtggtggaacgGCTCACCAAGCTGAACAAAGTGGAATACAGTGCCCATCCCGGAGTCAGCGAGAAGATAACCTTCTCTCCCAAGGAGAAAGCAGGCCTGTGCCGTGGCTATGAAGTTTACGGGGCCATCAACACCAAAGAGGTCGATCCAGCCAAATGTGTCCTCCAAGGGGAAG ATCTTCACAGAGCCCGTGAGAAACAGCCAGCCTCTTTCATCGTGCTTTGTAAGGATGCAACAGGAGAGAGCATGGGCAGGGGAGGAGACAACGTTCAAGTCACAGTAATCCCTAAAGATAAGAAAGACAG TCCCGTGAAAACGATGGTCCATGATAACAAGGATGGGACATACTATGTTTCCTATACGCCCAAGGAACCTGGCACCTATACTGTGTTGGTCTGTGTCAAGGAGCAGCACGTGCAG GGCTCGCCGTTCACTGTGACCGTGAGGAAAAGGCACCGCTCACACCCAGGCGTGTTTCACTGTTGCACATTCTGCTCCAGTGGAGGCCAGAAAACTGCTCGCTGCGCGTGTGGAGGCACCATGCCAG